The following DNA comes from Musa acuminata AAA Group cultivar baxijiao chromosome BXJ1-4, Cavendish_Baxijiao_AAA, whole genome shotgun sequence.
TTGTGAATTTTGCATCAGAAGCAATACCTGCAACAGAACCCAATCCTCCAGTATCCATCACTCATCTTCAACCACTTCAACCTGTAACTTCATTTGTCAGCAGCTTAAGCAGTGCGGAAGAGGATCACAAGAAAGCAGCAGCTGCCGTTGCAGCAAAGCTTGCTGCCTCATCATCTTCTGCGCAGGTCCTCAGCTCTATTCTATCCTCTTTGGCTGCTGAAGAAGCTGCGTCCATGAATAACAGTTTGAGCTCTCGAGTTCGCCCTGGTAGTCCACCTGTTTTCCCTCTGGAAAAGAGGCCAAGGCTTGAGAATACTATATCCACAACTGATATGGGTAAAACCTCCTATTTCGGGCAGGCGCAACATCAGCAGCAGCAGTCCATTCCTCTCGTGCTGCCCCAAACCTCGGCTGCTAATATACAACTTCCCCAGAGTAACCAGGTGCCACCAACTTTTACACCACCTCTCCCCCCGCTGCCTCCGCCACCCATGCAGCAGTATGTGCAGACAAGTGGAGGAACGATGAGTGTGCCACCTTATGGATTTGTGGGTCGTTCGCTGCCATCTCCACCTCCTCTACTTTCCCATGTTTCAGCAGGGTTGGCAAGACCTGGTGGCCCGCTTCCacctccgccaccaccaccacccccacAACAGCAGCAGCCACCACCGCAGTTGCAGTCAACCTCGATGGGGTTCTACCAGTCTCCAGGGATTGGGTTTTATGGGCAGCCGCAGACAACTCCGACTGCCCAGCGGCAGTGAAACGAGATGCCAAGGCATTTGCAGATGACCTGGTTTCGTTCTGTATATTATGAGTAGTCATTAACATAATTTAGAGTGATGGAATCTATTTAGATTCCAGTAACAAGACAGGC
Coding sequences within:
- the LOC103980263 gene encoding formin-like protein 7 isoform X2, whose amino-acid sequence is MNEAFGNQALVEKLSKLNNSQQSIECILSFKVEIWDERKVFGSRGRSLKDEILGNVPVPVSDNGKSSNPIKLVRKDANSVRIKLAIGEMPEKIVTAYQSVLDEHSGEDTALSKCKDAVQVLERMEIDIDVACKQGNQQESTFIDNLQEQEIVLKQCIEQLEIAKATRATLITQLMEAIKEQELKLELIHSQLQIAHSQTEHASNMRRRVGLAAGTNGFGPTTTLPLVNFASEAIPATEPNPPVSITHLQPLQPVTSFVSSLSSAEEDHKKAAAAVAAKLAASSSSAQVLSSILSSLAAEEAASMNNSLSSRVRPGSPPVFPLEKRPRLENTISTTDMGKTSYFGQAQHQQQQSIPLVLPQTSAANIQLPQSNQVPPTFTPPLPPLPPPPMQQYVQTSGGTMSVPPYGFVGRSLPSPPPLLSHVSAGLARPGGPLPPPPPPPPPQQQQPPPQLQSTSMGFYQSPGIGFYGQPQTTPTAQRQ